A stretch of Oreochromis aureus strain Israel breed Guangdong linkage group 11, ZZ_aureus, whole genome shotgun sequence DNA encodes these proteins:
- the steap4 gene encoding metalloreductase STEAP4 has protein sequence MKTDGAMLHPLASGDGPEPELMCIFGTGDLGRSLGLRLLQCGYRVVYGSRRPHSCGPLPEGAQVMTHEESARSAKMIFVCVHREHYEFLEKMAPQLERKVLVDLSNNLKKNMYMEANAVYLQRLVPKAAVVKGLNTLSAWALQNGLLAGRQVYLCGNNEEAKRDVAEMATKLGLTVVDKGSLSAAKEVEDFPLQLFPEWRMPLYVAFGLSAFFFLYLVIRDIVYAYVENDEDISYRIMISLANKITPVVSLIMLALCYLPGAIAGFLQLYRGTKYSRFPNWLDRWMLCRKQLGLLALGFALLHVIYSLIIPARYSDRQRVISNVLNEVKKNTTTPLYFDNTSAWRNDSLYALGILGFFLFVLLGLTSLPSVGGTLSWREFSFVQSTLGYLTLLLSTAHCYIYAWDRFLRKSTYKWYTPPDFMLCLIVPSVTLVLKLILVLPCVNRPLMRIRQGWERNRPKDEMGELKATNM, from the exons ATGAAGACAGACGGTGCGATGCTGCATCCTCTGGCATCGGGAGATGGCCCTGAGCCTGAGCTGATGTGTATCTTTGGAACTGGGGACTTAGGACGCTCTCTGGGCCTGCGTCTGCTCCAGTGCGGCTACAGGGTGGTGTATGGCAGCCGCAGACCTCACAGCTGTGGCCCCTTGCCTGAGGGAGCTCAG GTGATGACCCATGAAGAATCAGCCCGGTCTGCCAAGATGATCTTCGTTTGTGTTCACAGAGAACACTATGAATTTCTGGAGAAGATGGCACCTCAGCTTGAAAGAAAG GTGCTGGTGGACCTCAGTAACAACCTGAAGAAAAACATGTACATGGAAGCAAATGCCGTCTACTTGCAGAG GCTGGTCCCTAAAGCGGCCGTAGTGAAAGGCCTTAACACCCTGTCCGCCTGGGCCCTGCAGAATGGACTTCTGGCAGGAAGACAG GTGTACCTGTGTGGGAACAATGAAGAAGCAAAACGGGATGTGGCAGAGATGGCCACCAAACTAGGCCTCACTGTTGTGGACAAAGGGTCCCTGTCAGCTGCTAAAGAGGTGGAGGACTTCCCTCTGCAGCTGTTCCCAGAGTGGAGGATGCCTTTGTACGTGGCTTTCGGCCTCTCCGCcttctttttcttgtatttggtCATTAGAGATATCGTCTATGCATATGTGGAAAATGATGAAGATATCTCTTACCGCATAATGATATCCCTGGCCAACAAG ATCACTCCAGTCGTGTCCCTCATTATGCTGGCGCTCTGCTACCTCCCCGGAGCTATAGCTGGGTTCCTTCAGCTCTACAGAGGGACCAAGTACAG CCGCTTCCCCAACTGGCTAGATCGCTGGATGCTGTGCAGGAAACAGTTGGGTCTTCTTGCACTAGGCTTTGCGTTGCTCCATGTTATCTACTCATTAATCATTCCTGCTCGCTACTCTGACAGACAAAGAGTCATCTCCAATGTGTTGAATGAG GTGAAGAAAAATACTACCACTCCACTTTACTTTGACAATACCAGTGCATGGCGCAACGACTCATTATATGCACTGGGAATCCTgggcttctttctttttgtcctgCTGGGGCTAACATCCTTGCCCTCTGTTGGAGGCACTCTCAGCTGGAGAGAGTTCAGCTTTGTTCAG TCGACGCTGGGCTACCTGACTCTTTTACTCTCCACTGCACATTGCTACATTTATGCCTGGGATAGATTCCTTCGCAAATCTACGTATAAATGGTACACTCCTCCGGACTTCATGCTCTGTCTAATTGTTCCTTCGGTGACACTGGTGCTCAAGCTGATCCTCGTCCTCCCCTGTGTGAACCGTCCGCTCATGCGCATTCGCCAAGGCTGGGAACGCAACCGGCCAAAGGATGAGATGGGTGAACTCAAGGCCACTAACATGTGA